Proteins encoded together in one Bradyrhizobium sp. PSBB068 window:
- the truB gene encoding tRNA pseudouridine(55) synthase TruB has product MTVMTTNSVIDAKDADARDAERDAFAGQRSDDARRTNNDPRQKQGRQNQQPRRDKRDVHGWVVLDKPIGMTSTQAVAVLKRLFQAKRAGHAGTLDPLASGGLPIALGEATKTVPFVMDGRKRYRFTVCWGEERDTDDTEGRPVRTSESRPTADSIRELLPRFTGVIEQIPPQYSAIKVQGERAYDLARDGETVELKPRPVEIHELALVEHGDNGQSVFEAECGKGTYVRALARDMGRILGCFGHICALRRTLVGPFTEADMIPLEHLEALCNRAASGEGSLADALMPVETALDDIPALAVTRADAARLHRGQAVLLRGRDAPNTSGTVYVTVAGRLLALAEIGNGELIPKRVFNLNGLTAGPARNNESN; this is encoded by the coding sequence ATGACTGTGATGACGACCAACAGCGTTATCGACGCGAAGGATGCCGACGCGCGCGACGCTGAGCGGGATGCCTTTGCCGGGCAGCGCAGCGACGATGCGCGCCGCACCAACAACGACCCGCGCCAGAAGCAGGGCCGGCAGAACCAGCAACCGCGCCGCGACAAGCGCGACGTCCATGGCTGGGTGGTGCTCGACAAGCCGATCGGCATGACCTCGACGCAGGCGGTTGCCGTGCTCAAGCGCCTGTTCCAGGCCAAGCGCGCCGGCCATGCCGGCACCCTCGATCCGCTCGCCTCGGGCGGCCTGCCGATCGCGCTCGGCGAGGCCACCAAGACGGTGCCGTTCGTGATGGACGGCCGCAAGCGCTACCGCTTCACGGTGTGCTGGGGCGAGGAGCGCGACACCGACGACACCGAGGGGCGGCCGGTCCGGACCAGCGAGAGCCGGCCGACTGCCGATTCGATCCGCGAGCTGCTGCCGCGCTTCACCGGGGTGATCGAGCAGATCCCGCCGCAATATTCGGCGATCAAGGTGCAGGGCGAGCGGGCCTACGATCTGGCACGCGACGGCGAGACCGTGGAACTAAAGCCCCGCCCGGTCGAGATTCACGAATTAGCCCTTGTGGAACATGGAGATAACGGACAATCCGTGTTCGAGGCCGAGTGCGGCAAGGGAACCTATGTCCGAGCGCTGGCCCGCGATATGGGCCGGATTCTGGGCTGTTTCGGCCATATCTGCGCCCTGCGGCGGACCCTGGTCGGTCCGTTTACCGAAGCGGACATGATTCCGCTGGAACATTTGGAGGCTTTATGCAATAGAGCCGCGTCTGGCGAGGGCAGCCTCGCCGACGCGCTTATGCCCGTTGAGACCGCGCTGGACGACATCCCGGCACTGGCCGTCACACGGGCTGATGCGGCAAGGCTCCACCGGGGCCAAGCCGTTTTGTTGCGCGGACGGGATGCGCCCAATACCAGCGGCACAGTCTATGTCACGGTGGCAGGCCGACTTCTCGCGCTTGCCGAAATTGGCAATGGCGAACTCATCCCCAAGCGCGTGTTCAACCTGAACGGACTGACTGCCGGTCCGGCTCGCAACAATGAAAGTAACTGA
- the rpsO gene encoding 30S ribosomal protein S15 produces the protein MSITAERKAEVIKTNANKAGDTGSPEVQVAILSERINNLTEHFKSHVKDNHSRRGLLKLVSTRRSLLDYIKRKDEARYKALLEKHNIRR, from the coding sequence ATGTCGATTACCGCAGAACGCAAAGCGGAAGTCATCAAGACGAATGCCAACAAGGCCGGCGACACCGGCTCGCCCGAGGTTCAGGTCGCGATCCTGTCGGAACGCATCAATAACCTCACCGAGCACTTCAAGAGCCATGTGAAGGACAACCATTCACGCCGCGGCCTCCTGAAGCTCGTGTCGACGCGCCGCTCCCTGCTCGACTACATCAAGCGCAAGGACGAGGCGCGCTACAAGGCGCTGCTCGAAAAGCACAACATCCGTCGTTGA
- the pnp gene encoding polyribonucleotide nucleotidyltransferase: protein MFNSHSVEIDWGGRPLKLETGKIARQADGAVMATYGETVVLATVVAAKTPREGVDFLPLTVDYQEKTYAAGRIPGGYFKREGRPTEKETLVSRLIDRPIRPLFVDGWRNETQVIVTVLSHDMENDPDIVSLVAASAALTLSGAPFKGPIGAARVGFANDEFILNPTLDEMTETQLDLVVAGTADAVLMVESEAKELNEDVMLGAVMFGHRHFQPVINAIIELAEKAAKEPREVTTIDNSEIEKEMLGLAEQELRKAYAIPVKQERYAAVGAVKEKVLAHFFPEGQEPKYDKLRVAAVFKELEAKIVRWNILDTGKRIDGRDVKTVRNIIAEAGVLPRAHGSALFTRGETQAMVVTTLGTGEDEQYIDALSGTYKETFLLHYNFPPYSVGETGRLGGTKRREIGHGKLAWRAIHPVLPPHHEFPYTIRVVSEITESNGSSSMASVCGASLSLMDAGVPLKRPTAGIAMGLILEGQRFAVLSDILGDEDHLGDMDFKVAGTDQGITSLQMDIKIEGITEEIMKVALGQAKEGRIHILGEMSKALTAARAELGEYAPRIETFKIATDKIREVIGTGGKVIREIVEKTGAKVNIEDDGTVKVASNDGEAMKAAIKWIKSIASDPEIGQIYEGTVVKVMEFGAFVNFFGAKDGLVHISQLAASRVQKTSDVVKEGDKVKVKLLGFDDRGKTRLSMKAVDQETGEDLEAKQKSDAPAPREAAGE from the coding sequence ATGTTCAATTCGCATTCCGTCGAGATCGACTGGGGTGGACGTCCCCTCAAACTTGAAACCGGCAAGATCGCCCGCCAGGCCGACGGCGCCGTGATGGCGACCTACGGCGAGACCGTGGTGCTTGCCACCGTCGTCGCGGCGAAGACGCCGCGCGAAGGCGTCGACTTCCTGCCGCTGACGGTCGACTACCAGGAGAAGACCTACGCCGCGGGCCGCATTCCCGGCGGCTATTTCAAGCGCGAAGGTCGTCCGACCGAGAAGGAGACGCTGGTCTCCCGCCTGATCGACCGTCCGATCCGTCCGCTGTTCGTCGACGGCTGGCGCAACGAGACCCAGGTGATCGTCACCGTTCTCTCGCACGACATGGAGAACGATCCGGACATCGTGTCGCTGGTCGCCGCCTCCGCCGCACTGACGCTGTCGGGCGCCCCGTTCAAGGGCCCGATCGGCGCCGCCCGCGTCGGCTTCGCCAATGACGAGTTCATCCTCAACCCGACGCTGGACGAGATGACCGAGACCCAGCTCGACCTCGTCGTCGCCGGCACTGCCGACGCCGTGCTGATGGTCGAGTCGGAAGCCAAGGAGCTCAACGAAGATGTGATGCTCGGCGCGGTCATGTTCGGCCACCGCCACTTCCAGCCTGTCATCAACGCGATCATCGAGCTCGCCGAGAAGGCCGCCAAGGAACCGCGCGAAGTCACCACGATCGACAATTCGGAGATCGAGAAGGAAATGCTCGGCCTTGCCGAGCAGGAGCTGCGCAAGGCCTACGCGATCCCGGTCAAGCAGGAACGCTATGCCGCGGTCGGCGCCGTCAAGGAGAAGGTGCTCGCGCACTTCTTCCCGGAAGGCCAGGAGCCGAAATACGACAAGCTCCGCGTTGCCGCGGTGTTCAAGGAACTGGAAGCCAAGATCGTTCGCTGGAACATCCTCGACACCGGCAAGCGCATCGACGGCCGCGACGTCAAGACCGTGCGCAACATCATCGCCGAAGCCGGCGTGCTGCCGCGCGCTCACGGCTCGGCGCTGTTCACCCGCGGTGAGACCCAGGCGATGGTGGTGACCACGCTCGGTACCGGCGAGGACGAGCAGTACATCGACGCGCTGTCGGGGACGTACAAGGAAACGTTCCTGCTGCACTACAACTTCCCGCCCTACTCGGTCGGTGAAACCGGTCGGCTCGGCGGCACCAAGCGCCGCGAGATCGGCCACGGCAAGCTCGCCTGGCGCGCGATCCACCCGGTGCTGCCGCCGCATCACGAGTTCCCGTACACGATCCGCGTGGTCTCCGAGATCACCGAGTCGAACGGCTCGTCCTCGATGGCTTCGGTCTGCGGCGCTTCGCTGTCGCTGATGGACGCCGGCGTGCCGCTGAAGCGGCCGACCGCCGGTATCGCCATGGGCCTGATCCTCGAGGGTCAGCGCTTCGCGGTGCTGTCGGACATCCTCGGCGACGAGGATCATCTCGGCGACATGGACTTCAAGGTCGCCGGCACCGACCAGGGCATCACCTCGCTCCAGATGGACATCAAGATCGAGGGCATCACCGAGGAGATCATGAAGGTTGCGCTTGGCCAGGCCAAGGAAGGGCGCATCCACATCCTGGGTGAAATGTCCAAGGCCCTGACCGCGGCGCGCGCCGAGCTCGGCGAATATGCTCCGCGCATCGAGACCTTCAAGATCGCCACCGACAAGATCCGCGAAGTGATCGGCACCGGCGGCAAGGTGATCCGCGAGATCGTCGAGAAGACCGGCGCCAAGGTCAACATCGAGGACGACGGCACCGTGAAGGTCGCCTCCAACGACGGCGAGGCGATGAAGGCTGCGATCAAGTGGATCAAGTCGATCGCCTCCGATCCGGAGATCGGCCAGATCTACGAGGGCACCGTCGTCAAGGTGATGGAGTTCGGCGCGTTCGTGAATTTCTTCGGCGCCAAGGACGGCCTCGTCCACATCAGCCAGCTCGCCGCCAGCCGCGTGCAGAAGACCTCCGACGTCGTCAAGGAAGGCGACAAGGTCAAGGTCAAGCTGCTCGGCTTCGACGATCGCGGCAAGACCCGCCTGTCGATGAAGGCGGTCGACCAGGAGACCGGCGAGGACCTCGAGGCCAAGCAGAAGAGCGACGCTCCGGCGCCGCGCGAAGCCGCCGGCGAGTAA
- a CDS encoding superoxide dismutase, with the protein MSPISRRHLVLAATTAAAVAAAPRFVFAQATAQAPAGPFKIDPLTYPTNALEPHIDARTMEIHHDRHHQAYVTNLNNFAKDNPQIAEKPITDVLANLGSVPETIRTGVRNNMGGHANHTMFWQIMGPGGGKPDGEVLTAIDRDLGGIEKLQTDFNAAGGRVFGSGWVFVTVTTDGKLAIETRPNQDNPIMDGKRALLGNDVWEHAYYLTYQNRRADYLKAWWNAVNWKAVAERYAAAKAGTLGV; encoded by the coding sequence ATGTCACCCATATCCCGCCGCCATCTTGTGCTTGCGGCAACCACGGCTGCCGCGGTCGCAGCCGCGCCACGCTTCGTTTTCGCCCAGGCCACGGCGCAGGCCCCAGCCGGGCCATTCAAGATCGATCCGCTGACCTATCCCACCAATGCGCTGGAGCCGCATATCGACGCCAGGACGATGGAAATCCATCACGACCGGCATCATCAGGCCTACGTCACCAACCTCAATAATTTCGCCAAGGACAATCCGCAGATCGCGGAGAAGCCGATCACCGACGTGCTCGCCAATCTCGGCAGCGTGCCGGAGACGATCCGCACCGGCGTGCGCAACAACATGGGCGGCCACGCCAACCACACGATGTTCTGGCAGATCATGGGACCCGGCGGCGGCAAGCCCGATGGCGAGGTGCTGACCGCGATCGATCGCGACCTCGGCGGCATCGAGAAACTGCAGACCGATTTCAACGCCGCAGGCGGCCGCGTGTTCGGCTCCGGCTGGGTGTTCGTCACCGTGACCACGGACGGCAAGCTCGCGATCGAGACCCGGCCGAACCAGGACAATCCGATCATGGACGGCAAGCGTGCGCTGCTCGGCAACGACGTCTGGGAGCACGCCTATTACCTGACCTACCAGAATCGCCGGGCGGATTATCTCAAGGCGTGGTGGAATGCGGTGAACTGGAAAGCCGTGGCCGAGCGTTATGCGGCGGCGAAGGCCGGGACGCTCGGGGTATGA
- a CDS encoding trans-2-enoyl-CoA reductase family protein: protein MIIEPRVRGFICTTAHPVGCATNVREQIAYVLKQGPIADCPKRVAVLGCSTGYGLASRIVATFAGGADTIGVSLEREPSEKRSASAGWYNNRAFEIEAEKIGRSPLTLEGDAFSDEMKKDFIERVREKFGQLDLLVYSMAAPVRTDPDTGKTYRSVIKPLGAPVEIKTLDTETGEVFQTTLEPANEEQTAATVAVMGGDDWKRWINQLADAGVLAPGFRTLNYTYIGSELTWPIYWNGTLGRAKVDLDSKAQAIRGRLGADAARVVALKAVVTQASSAIPVVPLYGTVLFKVMKQLGLHEGCIEQIDRLFRTRLGKDVALDDAQRIRVDDWELSPEVQTEVSRRWPLLTTETLGELADLGEYKSQFLRLFGFGIDGVDYTQDVDPRVVPG from the coding sequence ATGATTATTGAACCGCGCGTGCGAGGCTTCATCTGCACGACGGCGCATCCCGTCGGCTGCGCCACGAATGTCCGTGAGCAGATCGCTTACGTTCTGAAGCAGGGCCCGATCGCGGACTGCCCCAAGCGCGTCGCCGTGCTCGGCTGCTCGACCGGCTACGGCCTCGCCAGCCGCATCGTCGCGACCTTCGCCGGCGGCGCCGATACGATCGGCGTGTCGCTGGAGCGCGAGCCTTCGGAAAAGAGAAGCGCCAGCGCCGGCTGGTACAACAACCGCGCCTTCGAGATCGAGGCCGAGAAGATCGGACGGTCTCCGCTCACGCTGGAAGGCGATGCCTTCTCCGACGAGATGAAGAAGGACTTCATCGAGCGCGTGCGCGAGAAGTTCGGGCAGCTCGATTTGCTGGTCTACAGCATGGCCGCGCCGGTCCGCACCGATCCCGACACCGGCAAGACCTATCGCTCGGTCATCAAGCCGCTCGGCGCGCCGGTCGAGATCAAGACGCTCGACACCGAGACCGGCGAGGTGTTCCAGACCACGCTCGAGCCGGCGAACGAAGAGCAGACCGCGGCGACCGTCGCCGTGATGGGCGGCGACGACTGGAAGCGCTGGATCAACCAGCTTGCGGACGCCGGCGTGCTGGCGCCGGGCTTCCGGACGCTCAACTACACCTATATCGGCAGCGAGCTGACCTGGCCGATCTACTGGAACGGCACGCTCGGCCGCGCCAAGGTCGACCTCGACAGCAAGGCGCAAGCGATCCGCGGCCGGCTCGGCGCGGACGCCGCTCGCGTCGTGGCGCTGAAGGCCGTGGTGACCCAGGCGAGCTCGGCCATTCCGGTGGTGCCGCTCTACGGCACCGTGCTGTTCAAGGTCATGAAGCAGCTCGGGCTGCATGAGGGCTGCATCGAGCAGATCGATCGCCTGTTCCGCACCCGGCTCGGCAAGGACGTCGCGCTCGACGATGCGCAGCGCATCCGGGTCGACGATTGGGAGCTGTCACCCGAGGTGCAGACGGAAGTGTCGCGGCGCTGGCCGCTGCTCACCACCGAGACGCTCGGCGAATTGGCTGATCTCGGCGAGTACAAGAGCCAGTTCCTGCGCCTGTTCGGCTTCGGCATCGACGGTGTCGACTACACCCAGGACGTCGACCCGCGCGTCGTCCCGGGCTAG
- the fabB gene encoding beta-ketoacyl-ACP synthase I, with protein sequence MRRVVITGMGIVSSIGNNTQEVLASLYEAKSGISRAEKAAELGFRSQVHGAPTLNPAEVIDRRAMRFLAEGAAWNHVAMEQAIRDSGLEENEVSNIRTGIIMGSGGPSTRTLVEAADIARAKGPKRVGPFAVPKGMSSTASATLATWFKIKGVNYSISSACATSNHCIGNAYETIQIGKQDVIFAGGCEELDWTLSVLFDAMGAMSSKYNDTPATASRPYDISRDGFVIAGGAGVVVLEELEHAKARGARIYGEVVGYGATSDGYDMVAPSGEGAERCMRMAMSTVDTPVDYINPHATSTPAGDPPEIEAIRKVFGTGDKCPPISATKALTGHSLGATGVQEAIYSLLMLNNGFVCESAHITELDPVFADMPIVRKRIDNAKLTTVLSNSFGFGGTNATLVFRRLDA encoded by the coding sequence ATGAGGCGGGTTGTCATCACGGGGATGGGTATCGTCTCGTCCATCGGTAACAACACCCAGGAAGTGCTTGCGAGCCTCTATGAGGCGAAGTCGGGCATTTCACGCGCAGAGAAGGCCGCCGAGCTTGGCTTCCGGTCGCAAGTGCACGGTGCGCCGACACTCAATCCCGCCGAGGTGATCGATCGCCGTGCGATGCGATTCCTTGCAGAAGGTGCTGCCTGGAATCACGTCGCGATGGAGCAGGCGATCCGTGATTCCGGCCTCGAGGAGAACGAGGTCTCCAACATCCGCACCGGCATCATCATGGGATCCGGCGGACCGTCGACGCGCACGCTGGTCGAGGCCGCCGACATCGCGCGCGCCAAGGGCCCGAAGCGCGTTGGTCCGTTTGCGGTGCCGAAGGGCATGTCCTCGACCGCATCGGCGACGCTCGCGACCTGGTTCAAGATCAAGGGCGTGAACTACTCGATCTCCTCGGCCTGCGCGACGTCGAACCACTGCATCGGCAACGCCTATGAGACGATCCAGATCGGCAAGCAGGACGTCATCTTCGCCGGCGGCTGCGAGGAGCTCGACTGGACGCTGTCGGTGCTGTTCGACGCCATGGGCGCGATGTCCTCGAAATACAACGACACGCCGGCCACCGCCTCACGTCCCTACGATATCAGCCGCGACGGCTTCGTGATCGCCGGCGGCGCCGGCGTCGTGGTGCTGGAAGAGCTCGAGCACGCCAAGGCGCGCGGCGCGCGGATCTACGGCGAGGTCGTCGGCTACGGTGCGACCTCGGATGGATACGACATGGTGGCGCCGTCGGGCGAGGGTGCCGAGCGCTGCATGCGCATGGCGATGTCGACGGTGGACACGCCGGTCGACTACATCAACCCGCACGCCACCTCGACGCCGGCCGGCGATCCGCCGGAGATCGAGGCGATCCGCAAGGTGTTCGGCACCGGCGACAAGTGCCCGCCGATCTCGGCGACCAAGGCGCTGACCGGCCATTCGCTCGGCGCCACCGGCGTGCAGGAAGCGATCTACTCGCTCTTGATGCTGAACAACGGCTTCGTCTGCGAGAGCGCGCATATCACCGAGCTCGATCCCGTGTTCGCCGACATGCCGATCGTGCGCAAGCGGATCGACAACGCCAAGCTCACGACCGTGCTGTCGAACTCGTTCGGCTTCGGCGGCACCAATGCCACGCTGGTGTTCAGGCGGCTTGACGCCTGA
- the fabA gene encoding 3-hydroxyacyl-[acyl-carrier-protein] dehydratase FabA, translating to MLDRRGGYEYEDLLACGRGELFGPGNAQLPLPPMLMFDRISDISENGGEFGKGLVRAELEVKPDLWFFGCHFKNDPVMPGCLGLDAMWQMVGFYLGWIGGEGRGRALGLGELKFSGQVLPHARKVVYNIDIKRVMRSKLVLGIADGWLSMDDEIIYRAKDLKVGLFKQGTAPS from the coding sequence ATGCTGGATCGGCGCGGCGGTTACGAATACGAGGATTTGCTGGCTTGCGGGCGGGGCGAGCTGTTTGGTCCCGGCAATGCCCAGTTGCCGCTGCCGCCGATGCTGATGTTCGATCGCATCAGCGATATCTCGGAGAACGGCGGCGAGTTCGGCAAGGGGCTGGTGCGCGCCGAGCTCGAAGTGAAGCCGGATCTCTGGTTCTTCGGCTGCCATTTCAAGAACGATCCGGTGATGCCGGGCTGTCTCGGCCTCGATGCCATGTGGCAAATGGTCGGCTTTTACCTTGGCTGGATCGGTGGCGAAGGTCGTGGCCGCGCGCTCGGCCTCGGCGAGCTGAAGTTCTCCGGACAGGTGCTGCCGCACGCGCGCAAGGTTGTGTACAACATCGATATCAAGCGCGTGATGCGGTCAAAGCTCGTGCTCGGAATTGCCGACGGGTGGCTTTCCATGGACGACGAGATTATCTATCGCGCCAAGGACTTGAAGGTCGGTTTGTTCAAGCAGGGCACGGCGCCGTCTTGA
- a CDS encoding transcriptional repressor, with protein sequence MLQSAGLRPTRQRMALGWLLFGKGARHLTAEMLYEEATLAKVPVSLATVYNTLNQLTDAGLLRQVSVDGTKTYFDTNVSTHHHFYLEHNHELVDIPDPNLVLSKMPDVPEGYEISRVDMVVRLRKKR encoded by the coding sequence ATGTTGCAGTCGGCCGGCCTGCGGCCGACCCGCCAGCGCATGGCGTTGGGTTGGCTGCTGTTCGGCAAGGGCGCGCGCCACCTGACCGCCGAGATGCTGTACGAGGAAGCCACGCTGGCCAAGGTTCCGGTGTCGCTGGCGACCGTGTACAACACGCTCAACCAGCTGACCGATGCCGGCCTGCTGCGCCAGGTCAGTGTCGACGGCACCAAGACCTATTTCGACACCAACGTGTCGACGCATCACCACTTCTATCTCGAGCATAACCACGAGCTGGTCGACATTCCCGACCCGAACCTCGTGCTGTCGAAGATGCCCGACGTGCCGGAAGGCTACGAGATTTCCCGCGTCGACATGGTGGTGCGGCTGCGCAAGAAGCGCTGA
- a CDS encoding aspartyl-trna synthetase: protein MMVWRFGSLVALVGSVLSASVSPGHSAKDLSPTTSGLPIPRYVSLKSDHVNVRAGPTKDNDVAWVYTRSGLPVEITAEFENWRRVRDSEGAEGWVYHSLLSGRRTAVVTMKNKDDLASLYDRPDATSAIAARLQAGVVAQVKKCANNWCRVTGSGFDGWIEQQRLWGVYADEKVD from the coding sequence TTGATGGTGTGGCGTTTCGGTTCATTGGTGGCGCTGGTCGGGAGCGTGCTGAGTGCGTCGGTCAGCCCCGGACATTCCGCCAAGGATTTGAGCCCGACCACCAGCGGCCTGCCGATCCCGCGCTATGTCAGCCTGAAATCCGATCACGTGAACGTCCGCGCCGGCCCGACCAAGGACAACGACGTCGCCTGGGTCTACACGCGTTCGGGGCTGCCGGTCGAAATCACCGCCGAGTTCGAGAACTGGCGCCGGGTGCGCGATTCGGAAGGAGCGGAAGGCTGGGTCTATCACTCGCTGCTGTCCGGCCGCCGCACCGCGGTCGTCACAATGAAGAACAAGGACGACCTGGCCTCGCTGTACGATCGTCCCGATGCCACCAGCGCCATCGCGGCGCGCCTGCAGGCCGGCGTCGTCGCGCAGGTCAAGAAATGCGCCAACAACTGGTGCCGGGTCACCGGCAGCGGGTTCGACGGCTGGATTGAGCAGCAGCGCCTGTGGGGCGTCTACGCCGATGAGAAAGTGGACTGA
- a CDS encoding D-glycerate dehydrogenase has translation MSVKKKPLVVVTRKLPDSIETRMRELFDARLNLDDTPMTPEQIAEAARTADVLVPTVTDMIREDVINQPDCRLKMIANFGNGVDNIDVAAAHARGITVTNTPKVLTEDTADMTMALILAVPRRMIEGASILTEGKQHWAGWSPTWMLGHRIGGKRLGIIGMGRIGQAVARRARAFGLQIHYHNRRPVAPMIADELGATYWESLDQMLARMDIISVNCPHTPATYHLLSARRLKLIRKEAYIVNTARGEVIDEDTLIKLIEAGDVGGAGLDVYEHEPAVNPKLVRLARAGKVTLLPHMGSATIEGRVEMGEKVIINIRTFLDAHKPPDRVLPSML, from the coding sequence ATGTCGGTGAAGAAAAAGCCACTCGTCGTCGTCACCCGCAAGCTGCCGGACTCGATCGAGACCCGGATGCGCGAGCTGTTCGACGCCAGACTGAATCTCGACGACACGCCGATGACGCCGGAACAGATCGCGGAAGCGGCAAGGACCGCCGACGTGCTGGTGCCGACCGTGACCGACATGATCCGCGAGGACGTGATCAACCAGCCCGACTGCAGGCTGAAGATGATCGCCAATTTCGGCAATGGCGTCGACAATATCGACGTCGCGGCCGCGCATGCCCGCGGCATCACCGTGACCAACACGCCGAAGGTGCTGACCGAGGACACCGCCGACATGACGATGGCGCTGATCCTCGCGGTGCCGCGACGGATGATCGAGGGTGCCTCGATCCTGACCGAGGGCAAGCAGCACTGGGCCGGCTGGTCGCCGACCTGGATGCTCGGCCACCGCATCGGGGGAAAAAGGCTCGGCATCATCGGCATGGGCCGCATCGGCCAGGCGGTGGCGCGCCGCGCCCGTGCCTTCGGCCTGCAGATCCACTATCACAACCGCCGCCCGGTGGCGCCCATGATCGCCGACGAGCTCGGGGCGACCTATTGGGAAAGCCTCGACCAGATGCTGGCGCGGATGGACATCATCTCGGTGAACTGCCCGCACACGCCGGCGACTTATCATCTGCTCTCGGCGCGGCGGCTCAAGCTGATCCGCAAAGAGGCCTATATCGTCAACACCGCGCGCGGCGAGGTGATCGACGAGGACACGCTGATCAAGCTGATCGAAGCCGGCGATGTCGGCGGCGCCGGCCTCGACGTCTACGAGCACGAGCCCGCGGTGAACCCGAAGCTGGTGCGGCTCGCCAGGGCCGGCAAGGTGACCCTGCTGCCGCACATGGGCTCGGCCACCATCGAAGGCCGCGTCGAGATGGGCGAAAAGGTGATCATCAACATCCGGACCTTCCTCGACGCCCACAAGCCGCCGGACCGCGTGCTGCCCAGCATGCTGTAG
- a CDS encoding LysR family transcriptional regulator: MQDFDLRDLDAFVAVARTRNFRRAALESRVSVSSLSQRLRDMEERLGVRLMNRTTRSVALTEAGELLLARVAPAIADVGDAITEVRGLRAEPSGRLRINAPPPAVDLVLAPMIAPFLARYPKVDLDLVAESAFVDIVAQGFDAGVRYGEHLAQDMVAVPLGAPQRYAVVASRDYVAKHGRPMHPKDLLAHACIRTRFSNGVIFDWEFEKNGRVVKISPPAKLIATHLGLALRAVHDGVGYWATFEGYVRYGVKSGALVSVLDDWCPPFDGPFLYYPSRRQPRPALAAFVSFVADWRKQARRKTRKSS, encoded by the coding sequence ATGCAGGATTTCGATCTTCGCGACCTCGACGCCTTCGTGGCGGTGGCACGCACCCGCAACTTCCGGCGCGCCGCGCTGGAGAGCCGCGTCTCGGTCTCGAGCCTCAGCCAGCGGCTGCGCGACATGGAGGAGCGGCTCGGCGTCCGCCTGATGAACCGCACCACCCGCAGCGTCGCGCTGACCGAGGCCGGCGAACTGTTGCTCGCCCGTGTCGCGCCGGCGATCGCCGATGTTGGCGATGCGATCACGGAGGTGCGTGGCTTGCGCGCGGAGCCGTCCGGGCGCCTGCGCATCAACGCGCCGCCGCCTGCGGTCGATCTCGTGCTGGCGCCGATGATCGCGCCGTTCCTCGCCAGATATCCGAAGGTCGACCTTGACCTCGTGGCCGAGAGCGCGTTCGTCGACATCGTCGCGCAGGGCTTCGACGCAGGCGTGCGCTATGGCGAGCATCTGGCGCAGGATATGGTCGCGGTCCCGCTCGGCGCGCCGCAGCGCTACGCGGTCGTGGCGTCGCGTGACTATGTGGCAAAGCATGGCCGGCCGATGCATCCGAAGGATCTGCTGGCGCATGCCTGCATCCGCACCCGCTTCAGCAACGGCGTGATATTCGATTGGGAGTTCGAGAAGAACGGTCGCGTGGTGAAGATTTCGCCGCCGGCCAAGCTGATCGCGACCCATCTCGGCCTCGCGCTGCGTGCGGTCCATGACGGCGTCGGCTATTGGGCGACATTCGAGGGCTATGTCCGCTACGGCGTCAAGTCCGGCGCGCTGGTCAGCGTGCTCGACGACTGGTGCCCGCCGTTCGACGGCCCGTTCCTCTATTATCCGAGCCGCCGCCAGCCGCGGCCCGCGCTCGCCGCCTTCGTGTCGTTCGTCGCCGACTGGCGTAAGCAGGCGAGGCGGAAGACGAGGAAGTCGAGCTAG